The following are encoded in a window of Salmo trutta chromosome 9, fSalTru1.1, whole genome shotgun sequence genomic DNA:
- the gal3st1a gene encoding galactosylceramide sulfotransferase has product MVVKQGRQWRSMCKGLVLGTLLTSCMVLVYCLSAPQVHFNLPEVPVPYSCAHRPAQAHATPFTNGSQHAAGQTGLCTPKVDVMFMKTHKTASSTLLNILFRFGEKHRLKFAFPDSRNDFFYPSPFQRSQVKDYRPGMCFNIICNHMRFNAPEVAKVLPTDTSYITVLRDPAELFESSFHYFGRLVPMTWKIPGKDKVREFLRDPRHYFDPDGFNSFYLKNLLFFDFGQDNTLELGDPRVEEGIRAIAGCFQLVMLVEHFEESLILLMDALCWEMDDLLFFKLNARKGSTVSKLTPELRAKALEWNAVDWRLYQHFNATFWRKVEAYGHQRMADDVAELRRRNAEMATVCIEGGHAVDADSIQETVMQPWQPIGEKSIMGYNLKKNVDKAHLKLCRKMLTPELQYLTELGVNLWITKLWGHVRDMINW; this is encoded by the exons ATGGTTGTCAAACAGGGGAGGCAATGGAGGTCGATGTGCAAAGGCCTTGTCCTGGGTACCCTACTTACCAGCTGTATGGTCCTGGTCTACTGCCTTTCTGCTCCACAGGTCCACTTCAACCTGCCTGA GGTGCCAGTGCCTTACTCCTGCGCTCATCGGCCTGCTCAAGCCCACGCCACACCCTTCACAAATGGCTCCCAGCATGCCGCGGGACAGACGGGCCTCTGCACTCCCAAAGTGGATGTCATGTTCATGAAGACCCACAAGACGGCCAGCAGCACGCTCCTCAACATCCTCTTCCGCTTCGGAGAAAAGCACAGGCTCAAGTTTGCCTTTCCAGACAGCCGTAATGACTTCTTCTACCCATCCCCATTCCAGCGCTCCCAGGTCAAGGACTACAGGCCTGGCATGTGCTTCAATATCATATGCAACCACATGCGCTTCAATGCACCGGAGGTGGCCAAGGTGCTCCCCACAGACACCTCCTACATCACCGTCCTCAGAGACCCGGCTGAGCTCTTTGAATCCTCCTTCCACTACTTTGGCCGCCTGGTGCCCATGACCTGGAAAATACCAGGCAAGGACAAGGTGAGGGAGTTCCTGCGTGACCCCCGCCACTACTTTGACCCTGATGGCTTCAACTCCTTCTACCTCAAGAATCTTCTGTTCTTCGACTTCGGGCAGGACAACACTCTGGAGCTGGGCGACCCGAGGGTGGAGGAGGGCATCCGGGCCATCGCAGGCTGCTTCCAGCTGGTCATGCTGGTGGAGCACTTTGAGGAGTCCCTCATCCTGCTCATGGACGCCCTCTGTTGGGAGATGGACGACCTGCTCTTCTTCAAGCTCAACGCCCGGAAGGGCTCCACCGTGTCCAAACTGACCCCAGAGTTGAGGGCCAAGGCCCTGGAGTGGAACGCTGTGGACTGGAGGCTGTACCAACACTTCAATGCCACCTTCTGGAGGAAGGTGGAGGCATACGGGCACCAGCGGATGGCTGACGATGTGGCGGAGCTCCGGAGGAGGAATGCAGAGATGGCGACCGTCTGTATTGAGGGAGGGCATGCTGTGGATGCAGATAGCATCCAGGAGACAGTCATGCAGCCCTGGCAGCCCATCGGGGAGAAGTCCATCATGGGCTACAACCTGAAAAAGAACGTGGACAAGGCCCACCTCAAGCTGTGCCGTAAGATGCTCACACCCGAGCTGCAATACCTGACAGAGTTGGGGGTCAACCTGTGGATCACTAAGCTGTGGGGTCATGTGAGAGACATGATCAACTGGTGA